A window of Aeromicrobium sp. A1-2 contains these coding sequences:
- a CDS encoding RNB domain-containing ribonuclease, which produces MTATTHDFDGVRAELELPPAAETDRFPPDVLAEAKLIAAAPRDDLEDATAVPFVTIDPTGAMDLDQAVFLERVGAGFRVHYAIADLGTAIPPGGAVDIEARRRGQTIYLPDGRVPLHPPVLSEGELSLLADVDRAAAVWTIEVGADGAAGTASVRRALVRSVAQLDYEGVQASFDAGTPHPSIEPLADLGRLRLQVRVDCGAIELALPEQEVEQVDGGWKVVMRIRTDVDAWNAEISLLTGMSAAQLMIEAQIGLLRTLPRADHRAGIDFLRTARALGVPVPDGATPAQVIAGLDPGRPAAIAVMTDATRLLRGAGYEAFDGSPPEQADHAGIGGPYAHVTAPLRRLADRFGTEVCLALCAGRPVPEWVRDALPALPDIMRTSDRHASAADRACIDQAEVWMLEGRVGETFEGVVVHADDKGGEVMLVDPPVIARCVGPGLEEGAEVSVKLSRLEPQEREIEFTHGGGRPTSPEAGLS; this is translated from the coding sequence ATGACCGCCACCACGCACGACTTCGACGGCGTACGTGCGGAGCTCGAGCTCCCGCCCGCGGCCGAGACCGACCGCTTCCCGCCGGACGTCCTCGCCGAGGCGAAGCTGATCGCCGCAGCGCCGCGTGACGACCTCGAGGACGCGACCGCCGTTCCGTTCGTGACGATCGACCCGACGGGCGCCATGGACCTGGACCAGGCGGTTTTTCTGGAGCGCGTGGGCGCCGGCTTCAGGGTCCACTATGCGATCGCCGATCTGGGCACGGCGATCCCGCCGGGCGGCGCGGTCGACATCGAGGCGCGACGCCGCGGCCAGACGATCTACCTCCCGGACGGTCGTGTCCCGCTGCACCCGCCCGTCCTGTCCGAGGGCGAGCTGAGCCTGCTGGCGGACGTGGACCGCGCTGCTGCGGTCTGGACCATCGAGGTGGGTGCCGATGGCGCTGCTGGCACGGCGTCCGTACGCCGCGCGCTGGTGCGATCGGTCGCGCAGCTGGACTACGAAGGGGTCCAGGCGTCGTTCGACGCCGGCACGCCGCATCCCTCGATCGAGCCATTGGCCGATCTGGGCAGGCTCCGGCTCCAGGTCCGGGTCGACTGCGGCGCGATCGAGCTGGCGCTACCGGAGCAGGAGGTCGAGCAGGTCGACGGTGGCTGGAAGGTCGTGATGCGGATCCGTACCGACGTGGATGCGTGGAACGCGGAGATCTCACTCCTGACCGGGATGTCCGCTGCGCAGCTCATGATCGAGGCGCAGATCGGACTGCTCCGAACCCTGCCGCGCGCGGACCACCGGGCCGGAATCGACTTCCTCCGCACAGCCAGAGCGCTGGGGGTGCCGGTGCCTGACGGTGCGACGCCGGCGCAGGTCATCGCAGGCCTCGACCCTGGCCGGCCCGCCGCGATCGCCGTGATGACCGACGCGACCCGCCTGCTCCGTGGCGCCGGCTACGAAGCATTCGACGGTTCACCGCCCGAACAGGCTGACCACGCCGGGATCGGCGGCCCCTACGCCCACGTCACGGCACCATTGCGCCGGTTGGCCGACCGATTCGGCACCGAGGTCTGCCTGGCTCTGTGCGCTGGCCGTCCGGTGCCCGAGTGGGTACGCGATGCGCTGCCCGCGCTCCCGGACATCATGCGGACCTCGGACCGGCACGCCTCCGCGGCTGATCGGGCGTGCATCGACCAGGCCGAGGTGTGGATGCTCGAGGGTCGGGTGGGGGAGACCTTCGAGGGCGTCGTGGTGCACGCGGACGACAAGGGTGGCGAGGTCATGCTGGTCGACCCGCCCGTGATCGCGCGGTGCGTCGGGCCGGGTCTGGAGGAGGGTGCGGAGGTCAGCGTGAAGTTGAGCCGTCTGGAGCCTCAGGAGCGGGAGATCGAGTTCACCCACGGCGGTGGACGCCCGACCTCGCCCGAAGCCGGCCTCAGCTAG
- the guaB gene encoding IMP dehydrogenase, which translates to MEQTGIPDKFASLGLTYDDVLLLPGETDVIPSEVDTTARLTRGLNLRIPLLSSAMDTVTESRMAIAMAREGGIGILHRNLSIEDQSYQVDLVKRTQTGMIPNPVTINPKATLEELDEICGEYRVSGLPVVDADNKLLGIITNRDLRFVPVAEWATRTVHEIMTPMPLITGPVGISREDASSLLRAHKRERLPIVDAEGHLAGLITVKDFVKSEQYPLASKAEDGRLLVGAAVGFFGDSWERANSLREAGVDVIVVDTAHGHARLLLDMVRRIKGDRAFDSVEIIGGNIATRAGAQALIDAGVDAVKVGVGPGSICTTRVVAGVGVPQITAVYEASLACEPAGVPLIADGGLQYSGDIAKALVAGADTVMVGSLLAGCEESPGELIFMNGKQYKSYRGMGSIGAMASRGKQSYSKDRYFQADVVSDDKIVPEGIEGQVAYRGPLSAVSHQLIGGLHQSMFYVGSRTVRELKERGRFVRITTAGLKESHPHDIQMTAEAPNYASR; encoded by the coding sequence ATGGAGCAGACGGGTATTCCTGACAAGTTCGCATCCCTCGGACTCACGTACGACGATGTGCTCCTGCTGCCGGGTGAGACTGATGTGATCCCCAGCGAGGTCGACACCACGGCGCGCCTGACCCGGGGCCTCAACCTGCGTATTCCGCTGCTGTCGAGCGCGATGGACACTGTCACCGAGTCGCGCATGGCGATCGCCATGGCACGCGAGGGCGGTATCGGCATCCTGCACCGCAACCTGTCGATCGAGGACCAGTCCTATCAGGTCGACCTGGTCAAGCGGACCCAGACCGGCATGATCCCCAACCCGGTCACGATCAACCCCAAGGCAACACTCGAGGAGCTCGACGAGATCTGCGGCGAGTACCGCGTCTCGGGCCTGCCCGTCGTCGATGCAGACAACAAGCTCCTCGGCATCATCACCAACCGCGACCTGCGATTCGTGCCGGTCGCCGAGTGGGCAACCCGCACGGTGCACGAGATCATGACGCCGATGCCGCTCATCACGGGTCCCGTCGGCATCAGCCGTGAAGACGCGTCATCCCTGTTGCGGGCGCACAAGCGCGAGCGGCTCCCGATCGTCGATGCCGAGGGGCACCTCGCCGGGCTCATCACGGTCAAGGACTTCGTCAAGTCCGAGCAGTACCCGCTGGCCAGCAAGGCCGAAGACGGCCGATTGCTCGTGGGTGCTGCGGTCGGCTTCTTCGGCGACTCGTGGGAGCGCGCCAACTCGCTGCGTGAGGCCGGGGTCGACGTCATCGTGGTCGACACGGCCCACGGCCATGCCCGTCTGCTGCTGGACATGGTGCGCCGGATCAAGGGCGACCGTGCCTTCGACAGCGTGGAGATCATCGGCGGAAACATCGCCACCCGAGCCGGCGCGCAGGCCCTGATCGACGCCGGCGTTGACGCCGTCAAGGTTGGTGTCGGCCCGGGCTCGATCTGTACGACGCGTGTCGTTGCAGGCGTCGGCGTACCGCAGATCACGGCAGTCTACGAGGCCTCGCTGGCCTGCGAGCCCGCTGGCGTACCCCTGATCGCCGACGGAGGCCTGCAGTACTCCGGCGACATCGCCAAGGCGCTGGTCGCCGGCGCAGACACCGTCATGGTCGGCTCCCTGCTGGCCGGCTGCGAGGAGAGCCCCGGCGAGCTGATCTTCATGAACGGCAAGCAGTACAAGAGCTATCGCGGCATGGGCTCGATCGGCGCGATGGCCTCGCGCGGCAAGCAGTCGTACTCCAAAGATCGCTACTTCCAGGCCGACGTCGTCAGCGACGACAAGATCGTCCCCGAGGGCATCGAGGGACAGGTCGCCTACCGCGGTCCGCTGTCAGCGGTCTCGCACCAGCTGATCGGCGGCCTGCACCAGTCCATGTTCTACGTCGGGTCGCGCACGGTCCGCGAGCTCAAGGAACGCGGCAGGTTCGTCCGGATCACCACGGCGGGGCTCAAGGAGAGCCACCCGCACGACATCCAGATGACCGCAGAGGCCCCCAACTACGCATCCCGCTAG
- a CDS encoding GNAT family N-acetyltransferase yields the protein MTGAHVLERVPFEHPDAVALREEHVAAGNQLYASDPAAVHRSGAEGMDPASIVATVVARSESGPIGHACLRRLGDELEIKRMYVVPGNRGSGVADALLAAMEGAARHEGARRVVIHTGDRQHAALKFYDRHGYTSIPVYPPYEVAAYSLCFEKLL from the coding sequence TTGACCGGCGCACACGTCCTCGAGCGCGTCCCGTTCGAGCACCCCGATGCTGTGGCGCTGCGTGAGGAGCATGTGGCTGCCGGCAACCAGCTCTATGCCTCCGACCCCGCGGCGGTGCACCGCTCGGGCGCCGAGGGCATGGATCCGGCCTCGATCGTCGCGACCGTCGTGGCGCGTTCTGAGTCCGGCCCGATCGGCCACGCGTGCCTGCGCCGGCTCGGCGACGAGCTAGAGATCAAGCGCATGTACGTCGTCCCGGGCAACCGGGGCTCGGGGGTCGCCGACGCGCTGTTGGCCGCCATGGAGGGTGCCGCCCGTCACGAGGGCGCCCGACGGGTCGTGATCCACACTGGCGACCGGCAGCACGCTGCGCTGAAGTTCTATGACCGGCACGGCTACACCTCGATCCCGGTCTACCCGCCGTACGAGGTGGCCGCCTACTCGCTCTGCTTCGAGAAGCTGCTCTGA
- a CDS encoding MOSC domain-containing protein, with product MQVGSIHIYPIKATAAVTLPASSVELAGLRHDRRWAVVDPLGTRLNATTHDRLLTVTATPDAEGGLTLTRVGAVPWHVPVPRGGPEVAVDVSRLPTMIDAGDEAALWLSAVVGEPVRLVWQDDPARRPISTKHGGRDAEPLSLADTGPLLVTTSVSLAQLDAWVAQDHGPEPMDMRRFRPNIVIEGSDLAFAEDSWRQIRIGDVSFRFAEHCDRCLVTTIDPTTLAHGKEPIRTLARHRKWDGKTWFGIRLVPLGTGTVAVGDPVVAF from the coding sequence ATGCAGGTCGGGTCGATTCACATCTATCCGATCAAGGCCACCGCTGCGGTCACGCTGCCGGCCTCGTCGGTCGAGCTCGCCGGGCTGCGTCACGACCGTCGGTGGGCCGTGGTCGACCCGCTCGGCACTCGGCTCAACGCAACGACGCACGACCGTCTGCTGACCGTGACGGCCACACCCGATGCCGAGGGCGGGCTGACGCTCACCAGGGTCGGTGCGGTGCCATGGCACGTGCCGGTTCCGCGCGGCGGCCCGGAGGTCGCGGTCGACGTCTCGCGACTGCCGACCATGATCGATGCCGGTGACGAGGCTGCGCTATGGCTCAGCGCGGTCGTGGGTGAGCCGGTTCGCCTGGTGTGGCAGGACGACCCGGCGCGGCGGCCAATCTCCACGAAGCATGGCGGGCGAGATGCAGAGCCACTCAGTCTTGCCGACACCGGCCCGTTGCTGGTGACGACCAGCGTCTCACTGGCCCAGCTGGATGCGTGGGTCGCGCAGGACCACGGGCCCGAGCCGATGGACATGCGCCGGTTCCGGCCCAACATCGTGATCGAGGGTTCGGATCTGGCGTTCGCCGAGGACAGCTGGCGGCAGATCCGCATCGGCGATGTGTCGTTCCGATTCGCCGAGCACTGCGACCGCTGTCTCGTCACGACGATCGACCCGACGACGTTGGCGCACGGCAAGGAGCCGATCCGGACCTTGGCCCGCCACCGCAAGTGGGACGGCAAGACGTGGTTCGGCATTCGGCTCGTCCCCTTGGGGACCGGCACGGTCGCAGTGGGTGACCCGGTCGTCGCGTTTTGA
- a CDS encoding TetR/AcrR family transcriptional regulator, producing the protein MDRKPGRPRGLTVEVIAQAALDDGVATFSMPSVARRLGVAHSGLYRYVEDRDDLLVRALDLAILGADWPDAGLPWRDLLRGIGETIWQMCQDHHGLDSAALSAPRSPRSVEDRIQSYIETLQSQDFVLEDAAVSVEFVITLALTASAEMRRLQKIEAQHENGPRLPVLKAYDTEEVWRGRGWYARKLDIVLDGLEHRRLSS; encoded by the coding sequence ATGGACCGCAAGCCAGGACGCCCACGGGGCCTCACAGTCGAGGTCATCGCACAAGCCGCCCTCGACGATGGGGTCGCCACTTTCAGCATGCCGTCGGTAGCCCGACGGCTCGGTGTGGCCCACTCCGGCCTCTACCGATATGTCGAGGATCGAGACGATCTACTCGTCCGTGCGCTCGACCTGGCGATCCTGGGCGCCGACTGGCCCGACGCCGGACTGCCGTGGCGAGATCTGCTCCGCGGCATCGGTGAGACGATCTGGCAGATGTGCCAGGACCACCACGGTCTTGACTCGGCGGCCCTGAGCGCGCCGCGATCCCCTCGCTCGGTCGAGGACCGGATCCAGTCCTACATCGAGACGCTTCAGAGCCAGGACTTCGTGCTCGAGGACGCCGCCGTATCGGTGGAGTTCGTCATCACCCTCGCCCTGACGGCATCGGCCGAGATGCGACGCCTCCAGAAGATCGAGGCGCAGCACGAGAACGGTCCCCGGCTGCCGGTCCTCAAGGCGTACGACACCGAAGAGGTCTGGCGTGGACGCGGTTGGTACGCCCGCAAGCTCGACATCGTGCTCGACGGCCTTGAGCACCGACGCCTTTCTTCCTAG
- a CDS encoding NYN domain-containing protein — translation MTNRNVAVFIDAENLFKGYGKLQIPDVSMDDILDQLEKAASREAGAGSIALSRAYADWGALGIDDYRRDVERSGVEPIQVFSVGKADKNAADIVLVVDCLRAAADLEHLEVFIIVSADGDFVPLVRRLHELDKYVIGATLAEHPVNSVLEKEVDQYVALKAKPIPPAAALQAIFSADPVSSMAAPAKKAAKKPAKKAAAVAERPQKQEQPKRQQTPKQEQPKKQAPKQEQPKKQTGGRNQESAKKPGKASWHEMAKDISVVHAGPAKSPEDYKTIVKQVLSDSKVRSFSDKLANEGGTLPILAMAIKAAAPQLSPSDARVSTLSRALRFALAGTQYALARESDDVQPVLVRRAANPAGMLSDLSLDDIERGVQ, via the coding sequence GTGACCAATCGCAACGTTGCCGTATTTATCGACGCCGAGAACCTGTTCAAGGGCTACGGCAAGCTCCAGATCCCCGATGTGTCGATGGACGACATCCTCGACCAGCTGGAGAAGGCCGCCTCCCGGGAGGCCGGCGCCGGCAGTATCGCGCTGTCCCGGGCCTACGCCGACTGGGGCGCCCTCGGCATCGACGACTACCGTCGCGACGTCGAGCGCAGCGGGGTCGAGCCGATCCAGGTCTTCTCGGTCGGCAAGGCCGACAAGAACGCCGCCGACATCGTGCTGGTCGTGGACTGCCTGCGCGCGGCCGCCGACCTGGAGCACCTCGAGGTCTTCATCATCGTGTCCGCGGACGGCGACTTCGTCCCGCTCGTCCGGCGACTGCACGAGCTCGACAAGTACGTCATCGGCGCGACGCTGGCAGAGCACCCGGTGAACTCGGTGCTCGAGAAGGAGGTCGACCAGTACGTCGCCCTCAAGGCTAAGCCGATCCCGCCGGCCGCGGCGCTCCAGGCGATCTTCTCCGCCGATCCGGTGTCGTCGATGGCAGCCCCGGCGAAGAAGGCCGCCAAGAAGCCCGCCAAGAAGGCCGCGGCCGTCGCGGAGCGGCCGCAGAAGCAGGAGCAGCCCAAGCGGCAGCAGACGCCCAAGCAGGAGCAGCCCAAGAAGCAGGCGCCGAAGCAGGAGCAGCCCAAGAAGCAGACCGGCGGCAGGAACCAGGAGTCGGCCAAGAAGCCGGGCAAGGCCAGCTGGCACGAGATGGCCAAGGACATCTCGGTCGTCCACGCTGGTCCGGCGAAGTCCCCCGAGGACTACAAGACGATCGTCAAGCAGGTCCTGTCGGACTCGAAGGTCCGGAGCTTCTCGGACAAGCTCGCCAACGAGGGCGGCACCCTGCCGATCCTCGCGATGGCGATCAAGGCGGCCGCTCCACAGCTCAGCCCGTCGGATGCGCGGGTGAGCACCTTGTCGAGGGCGCTGCGGTTCGCGCTGGCCGGCACCCAGTACGCCCTGGCCCGCGAGAGCGATGACGTGCAGCCCGTCCTGGTACGCCGCGCGGCCAATCCGGCCGGCATGTTGTCCGACCTCTCGTTGGACGACATCGAGCGAGGCGTCCAGTAG
- the efeO gene encoding iron uptake system protein EfeO, translating to MKQFMTLGLVAAAALTLSACAEDTASTGALTVKAADSSCKISATELEAGPSTFQVTNTGSKVTEFYIYAEGDRILGEVENIGPGLSRNLVIDLPKGTYEGACKPGMVGDGIRQKITVTGEAAKQLSDSQELTAAATSYERYVESQAGALITRTTEFVTAVKAGDVAEAKRLYPIARTYWERIEPVAEKFGDLDPLTDGREPDAKAEGRDFTGWHRIEKQLWVENNTKGMDKYADDLLSNVKKIVALGKDSPLTALELAQGSKALLDEVATGKITGEEDIFSHTDLWDFKANIEGSQAAISALRPVLVKQDPALVKQLDADFKALDADLDQYQNASGDWLSYDKLTAAQVKRLSDLVAALSEPISKVAAVVAKSA from the coding sequence ATGAAGCAGTTCATGACGCTCGGCCTCGTCGCGGCAGCCGCCCTGACCCTCAGCGCCTGCGCCGAGGACACCGCATCCACCGGCGCCCTGACGGTCAAGGCCGCGGACTCGTCGTGCAAGATCTCTGCAACCGAGCTCGAGGCGGGTCCGTCGACCTTCCAGGTGACCAACACCGGTAGCAAGGTGACCGAGTTCTACATCTACGCCGAGGGTGATCGAATCCTGGGTGAGGTCGAGAACATCGGACCGGGTCTTTCTCGCAACCTGGTCATCGACCTGCCCAAGGGCACGTACGAAGGCGCCTGCAAGCCCGGGATGGTCGGCGATGGCATCCGGCAGAAGATCACCGTGACGGGTGAGGCCGCCAAGCAGCTCTCGGACTCGCAGGAGCTCACCGCCGCCGCGACGTCGTACGAGCGCTACGTCGAGTCGCAGGCCGGGGCGCTGATCACCAGGACCACCGAGTTCGTCACGGCGGTCAAGGCCGGCGACGTCGCCGAGGCCAAGCGGCTCTACCCGATCGCGCGGACCTACTGGGAGCGGATCGAGCCGGTGGCCGAGAAGTTCGGTGACCTCGATCCGCTGACCGACGGCCGTGAGCCGGACGCCAAGGCCGAAGGCCGTGACTTCACCGGGTGGCACCGGATCGAGAAGCAGCTGTGGGTCGAGAACAACACCAAGGGCATGGACAAGTACGCCGACGACCTGCTGAGCAACGTCAAGAAGATCGTCGCGCTCGGCAAGGATTCTCCGCTGACCGCGCTCGAGCTCGCGCAGGGCTCCAAGGCGTTGCTCGACGAAGTGGCGACCGGCAAGATCACCGGTGAGGAAGACATCTTCAGCCACACCGACCTGTGGGACTTCAAGGCCAACATCGAGGGCTCGCAGGCGGCGATCTCCGCGCTGCGCCCGGTGCTGGTGAAGCAGGACCCGGCGCTGGTCAAGCAGCTCGACGCCGACTTCAAGGCGCTCGATGCCGATCTCGACCAGTACCAGAACGCCAGCGGTGACTGGCTGTCGTACGACAAGCTGACGGCGGCGCAGGTCAAGCGGCTCTCCGATCTGGTGGCCGCGCTCAGCGAGCCCATCAGCAAGGTCGCGGCCGTGGTCGCGAAGTCCGCGTAG
- a CDS encoding GuaB3 family IMP dehydrogenase-related protein yields MADIEIGTAKRGRRAYSFDDIAIVPSRRTRDPEEVSTAWQIDAYRFELPVIAAPMDSVMSPETAIALGKHGGLGVLDLEGLWTRYENPEKLLDEVAGIEGALATKRLQEIYAEPIKAELITARLQQMRSSGVTVAGSLSPQRTKQFADVVVDAGVDLFVIRGTTVSAEHVSGQTEPLNLKEFIYELDVPVIVGGCATYQAALHLMRTGAAGVLVGFGGGAAHTTRSVLGISVPMASAVADVAAARRDYLDESGGRYVHVIADGSIGRSGDIAKAIACGADAVMIGSPFARAVEAPGRGFHWGAEAWHPDLPRGARVEMGTVGDLESVLFGPSSVPDGTMNLIGALRRAMATTGYTDLKEFQRVEVVVG; encoded by the coding sequence ATGGCAGACATCGAGATCGGCACGGCCAAACGGGGACGCCGCGCGTACTCCTTCGACGACATCGCGATCGTGCCGAGTCGGCGCACGCGTGACCCCGAAGAGGTCTCGACGGCGTGGCAGATCGACGCCTACCGTTTCGAGCTCCCGGTCATCGCCGCCCCGATGGACTCGGTCATGAGCCCCGAGACCGCGATCGCCCTCGGCAAGCACGGTGGCCTGGGTGTCCTCGACCTCGAGGGACTGTGGACCCGCTACGAAAATCCGGAGAAGCTGCTCGACGAGGTCGCCGGCATCGAGGGTGCCCTGGCGACCAAGCGGCTCCAGGAGATCTACGCCGAGCCGATCAAGGCCGAGCTCATCACAGCCCGCCTGCAGCAGATGCGATCATCCGGTGTCACGGTGGCCGGGTCCTTGTCCCCCCAGCGAACTAAGCAGTTCGCCGATGTCGTGGTCGATGCCGGCGTCGACCTGTTCGTCATCCGTGGCACGACCGTCTCGGCCGAGCACGTCTCGGGCCAGACCGAGCCGCTCAACCTCAAGGAGTTCATCTACGAGCTCGACGTCCCGGTCATCGTGGGCGGCTGCGCGACCTACCAGGCCGCCCTGCACCTGATGCGCACCGGAGCGGCCGGGGTGCTGGTCGGCTTCGGTGGTGGCGCCGCGCACACGACCCGTAGTGTGCTGGGCATCTCGGTGCCGATGGCGTCTGCTGTGGCTGATGTCGCGGCAGCGCGCCGGGACTACCTCGACGAGTCCGGCGGCCGCTACGTCCATGTCATCGCCGACGGCTCGATCGGCCGCAGTGGCGACATCGCGAAGGCGATCGCGTGCGGTGCCGACGCCGTCATGATCGGCTCGCCCTTCGCCCGCGCCGTGGAGGCGCCGGGTCGTGGCTTCCACTGGGGGGCCGAGGCGTGGCACCCCGACCTGCCGCGTGGCGCCCGGGTCGAGATGGGCACGGTCGGCGATCTCGAGTCGGTGCTGTTCGGGCCGTCGTCGGTGCCGGACGGCACGATGAACCTGATCGGTGCGCTGCGCCGTGCGATGGCGACGACCGGCTACACCGATCTCAAGGAGTTCCAGCGGGTCGAGGTCGTCGTCGGTTGA
- the groL gene encoding chaperonin GroEL (60 kDa chaperone family; promotes refolding of misfolded polypeptides especially under stressful conditions; forms two stacked rings of heptamers to form a barrel-shaped 14mer; ends can be capped by GroES; misfolded proteins enter the barrel where they are refolded when GroES binds) gives MPKILEFDENARRSLERGVDKLANTVKVTLGPKGRYVVLDKKWGAPTITNDGVTVAREIELDDPFENLGAQLAKEVATKTNDVAGDGTTTATVLAQAMVHEGLRAVAAGANPVGLKKGIEAAVAAVVEQLHSVARDVDDIKDMTDVATVSSRDAVIGALIAEAFDKVGKDGVITVEESNTMGTELEFTEGMQFDKGYLSPYMVTDTERMETVLDDPYILVNQGKISSVSDLLPILEKVVQAGKPLFIISEDVDGEALSTLVVNKIRGTFTSAAVKAPAFGDRRKAMLQDIATLTGAQVVTPDVGLKLDQIGLEVLGTARRVVITKDNTTIIDGGGDKAEVDGRVSQIKAEIDSSDSDWDREKLQERLAKLAGGVCVIKVGAATEVELKEKKHRIEDAVSATRAAIEEGIVAGGGSALVHAVSVLNDNLGLTGDEAVGVRIVRIGADAPLEWIARNGGVSGEVVVNKVRESGQGYNAATEEYGDLVAQGVLDPVKVTRSALANAASITAMLLTTETLIVEKPAEEAEGAHAGHNH, from the coding sequence ATGCCCAAGATCCTCGAATTCGACGAGAACGCCCGCCGCTCGCTCGAGCGCGGCGTCGACAAGCTCGCCAACACCGTCAAGGTCACGCTCGGCCCCAAGGGTCGCTACGTCGTGCTGGACAAGAAGTGGGGCGCCCCCACGATCACCAACGACGGTGTGACCGTCGCCCGTGAGATTGAGCTCGACGACCCGTTCGAGAACCTCGGCGCCCAGCTGGCCAAGGAAGTCGCCACCAAGACCAACGACGTCGCCGGTGACGGCACGACGACCGCGACCGTGCTCGCCCAGGCGATGGTCCACGAGGGCCTGCGCGCCGTCGCGGCCGGCGCCAACCCGGTCGGCCTCAAGAAGGGCATCGAGGCTGCTGTTGCAGCAGTCGTCGAGCAGCTCCACTCCGTCGCTCGCGACGTCGACGACATCAAGGACATGACCGACGTCGCGACGGTCTCGTCGCGCGACGCCGTCATCGGCGCCTTGATCGCCGAGGCCTTCGACAAGGTGGGCAAGGACGGCGTGATCACCGTCGAGGAGTCCAACACGATGGGCACCGAACTGGAGTTCACCGAGGGCATGCAGTTCGACAAGGGCTACCTGTCGCCGTACATGGTGACCGACACCGAGCGCATGGAGACGGTCCTTGACGATCCGTACATCCTGGTCAACCAGGGCAAGATCTCCTCGGTCAGCGATCTGCTGCCGATCCTGGAGAAGGTCGTCCAGGCCGGTAAGCCGCTGTTCATCATCTCCGAGGACGTCGACGGCGAAGCGCTCTCGACCCTCGTGGTCAACAAGATCCGTGGCACCTTCACCTCGGCTGCCGTCAAGGCGCCGGCTTTCGGTGACCGTCGCAAGGCCATGCTGCAGGACATCGCGACCCTCACCGGAGCGCAGGTCGTGACGCCCGACGTCGGCCTCAAGCTCGACCAGATCGGCCTCGAGGTGCTCGGCACGGCTCGCCGCGTCGTCATCACGAAGGACAACACGACGATCATCGACGGCGGCGGCGACAAGGCCGAGGTCGACGGACGTGTCAGCCAGATCAAGGCCGAGATCGACTCCAGCGACTCCGACTGGGATCGCGAGAAGCTCCAGGAGCGCCTCGCCAAGCTCGCCGGCGGCGTCTGTGTCATCAAGGTTGGCGCGGCCACCGAGGTCGAGCTCAAGGAGAAGAAGCACCGCATCGAGGACGCCGTCTCGGCGACTCGTGCAGCGATCGAAGAGGGCATCGTCGCCGGCGGCGGCTCGGCTCTCGTCCACGCTGTGTCGGTGCTCAACGACAACCTGGGCCTCACCGGCGACGAGGCTGTCGGTGTCCGCATCGTCCGAATCGGCGCGGATGCCCCGCTGGAGTGGATCGCCCGCAACGGCGGCGTCTCCGGCGAGGTCGTCGTCAACAAGGTGCGCGAGAGCGGCCAGGGCTACAACGCGGCCACCGAGGAGTACGGCGACCTCGTCGCGCAGGGTGTCCTCGACCCGGTCAAGGTCACGCGCTCTGCGCTCGCCAACGCCGCGTCGATCACCGCGATGCTGCTGACGACCGAGACGCTGATCGTCGAGAAGCCCGCCGAAGAAGCAGAGGGCGCGCACGCCGGTCACAACCACTGA